In Streptomyces nojiriensis, one genomic interval encodes:
- a CDS encoding RelA/SpoT family protein, which yields MSAEATNPEAHPEARPELRRRGRTRLDLRRLGRAALLGPTSRDRLPDAIGHVAEAHRAHHPDADLSILRRAYLLAETSHRGQMRKSGEPYITHPLAVTLILAELGAETTTLTASLLHDTVEDTDVTLDQVRAEFGDEVCFIVDGVTKVEKIDYGAAAEPETFRKMLVATGNDVRVMSIKLADRLHNMRTLGVMRPEKQARIAKVTRDVLIPLAERLGVQALKTELEDLVFAILHPEEYESTRALIAAHAGERDPLPAIADSVRGVLRDAGIAAEVEVRPRHFVSVHRISRTRGELRGSDFGRILVLVGENADCYAVLGELHTCFTPVVSEFKDFIATPKFNLYQSLHTAFATPEGYVAEVIVRTRQMHRVAEAGVVALGNPYATATPDATTDPDEERVDPTRPGWLSRLLDWQQSAPDPDTFWTVLRAELAQDREITVFRADGGTLGLPAGASCIDAAYAQHGEAAHGCIGARVNGRLTSLSSSLSDGDTVQLLLAQDASSGPAAEWLDHARTPAARIAISSWLESHPDRAMATTSAARAPLSVVGARGGGGNAVADLPDATVRLAGCCTPVPPDAVAGFLVRGGAVTVHRIHCAAVAQMRAVGRTSVAVHWRATADCRVTLLAESFGRPHLLADLTEAIAREGVEVVSATVEPPVEQRVRHSYTLQLPDAAGLPALMRAMRDVPGVYDVSRV from the coding sequence ATGAGTGCAGAGGCCACGAACCCCGAAGCACACCCCGAAGCGCGCCCTGAGCTCCGCAGACGGGGGCGGACCAGGCTCGATCTGCGCCGGCTCGGGCGCGCGGCCCTGCTCGGGCCGACGTCACGAGACCGCCTTCCGGACGCGATCGGCCACGTTGCCGAGGCGCACCGCGCCCACCACCCGGACGCCGATTTGTCCATTCTGCGCCGCGCGTATCTCCTCGCGGAGACCTCGCACCGCGGCCAGATGCGAAAAAGTGGTGAGCCGTACATCACACATCCACTCGCCGTCACCCTCATCCTCGCCGAACTCGGCGCCGAGACCACGACCTTGACGGCCTCTCTGCTCCACGACACCGTCGAGGACACCGACGTGACCCTCGACCAGGTCCGGGCCGAGTTCGGTGACGAGGTGTGCTTCATCGTCGACGGCGTCACCAAGGTGGAGAAGATCGACTACGGCGCCGCCGCCGAACCCGAGACCTTCCGCAAGATGCTCGTCGCCACCGGCAACGACGTCCGCGTGATGTCCATCAAACTCGCCGACCGGCTGCACAACATGCGCACCCTGGGCGTGATGCGCCCCGAGAAGCAGGCCCGCATCGCCAAGGTCACCCGCGACGTCCTCATCCCGCTGGCCGAACGGCTCGGCGTCCAGGCCCTCAAGACCGAGCTGGAAGACCTCGTCTTCGCGATCCTGCACCCCGAGGAGTACGAGAGCACCCGCGCGCTCATCGCCGCCCACGCCGGGGAACGCGATCCGCTGCCCGCCATCGCCGACTCCGTACGCGGTGTCCTGCGCGACGCGGGCATCGCCGCCGAAGTGGAGGTCCGGCCGCGGCACTTCGTCTCCGTGCACCGCATCTCCCGCACCCGCGGCGAACTGCGCGGCTCCGACTTCGGCCGCATCCTCGTCCTCGTCGGCGAGAACGCCGACTGCTACGCCGTGCTCGGCGAGCTGCACACCTGCTTCACCCCGGTCGTCTCGGAGTTCAAGGACTTCATCGCCACCCCGAAGTTCAACCTCTACCAGTCGCTGCACACCGCCTTCGCCACTCCCGAGGGCTACGTGGCCGAGGTCATCGTGCGGACCCGGCAGATGCACCGCGTTGCCGAGGCCGGCGTGGTCGCCCTCGGCAATCCGTACGCCACCGCGACGCCCGACGCCACCACCGACCCGGACGAGGAGCGCGTGGACCCCACGCGGCCCGGCTGGCTGTCCCGGCTGCTCGACTGGCAGCAGTCCGCACCCGATCCCGACACCTTCTGGACCGTGCTCCGGGCGGAGCTCGCCCAGGACCGGGAGATCACCGTGTTCCGTGCCGACGGGGGCACGCTGGGCCTGCCGGCCGGGGCCAGCTGTATCGACGCCGCCTACGCGCAGCACGGCGAGGCGGCCCACGGCTGTATCGGCGCCCGCGTCAACGGGCGCCTCACCTCCCTGTCCTCCTCCCTGTCCGACGGGGACACCGTCCAGCTGCTGCTCGCGCAGGACGCCTCCTCCGGACCCGCCGCCGAGTGGCTGGACCACGCGCGGACCCCCGCGGCACGGATCGCCATCAGCAGCTGGCTCGAGTCCCATCCCGACCGGGCCATGGCCACGACCTCGGCCGCCCGGGCACCGCTGTCGGTGGTCGGGGCCCGCGGGGGCGGGGGCAACGCGGTCGCCGATCTGCCGGACGCCACCGTGCGACTGGCGGGGTGCTGCACCCCGGTGCCGCCGGATGCCGTCGCCGGCTTCCTGGTCCGCGGCGGGGCCGTCACCGTGCACCGCATCCACTGCGCGGCGGTGGCGCAGATGCGGGCCGTGGGGCGCACCTCGGTCGCCGTGCACTGGCGGGCCACGGCGGACTGCCGGGTCACCCTGCTCGCTGAATCGTTCGGCCGCCCGCACCTGCTGGCCGATCTGACCGAGGCCATCGCCCGCGAGGGGGTCGAGGTGGTCTCCGCGACCGTGGAGCCGCCTGTCGAGCAGCGGGTCCGGCACAGCTACACCCTGCAGCTGCCCGATGCGGCCGGGCTGCCCGCGCTGATGCGGGCGATGCGGGACGTGCCGGGCGTGTACGACGTCAGCCGGGTATAG
- the miaA gene encoding tRNA (adenosine(37)-N6)-dimethylallyltransferase MiaA produces the protein MRKAAPAPRVIAVVGPTAAGKSDLGVALARHFDGEVVNADSMQLYRGMDIGTAKLTTEERGGVPHHLLDIWDVTDTANVADYQRLARLEIDKLLAEGRTPVLVGGSGLYVRGALDVMEFPGTDPEVRARLEEELTLRGSGALHARLAAADPAAAHAILPSNGRRIVRALEVIEITGRPFTANLPGHDSVYDAVQIGVDVARPELDERIALRVDRMWEAGLVDEVRALEARGLRDGITASRALGYQQVLAALAGECTEDEARAETVRATKRFARRQDSWFRRDPRVHWLSGAVADRGELPGLAQSLVERAVTA, from the coding sequence GTGAGGAAAGCAGCCCCCGCCCCGCGGGTCATCGCCGTCGTAGGTCCCACTGCGGCAGGAAAGTCCGACCTGGGCGTCGCCCTGGCCCGCCATTTCGACGGCGAAGTCGTCAACGCCGACTCCATGCAGCTGTACCGGGGGATGGACATCGGCACCGCCAAACTGACGACGGAGGAGCGCGGCGGTGTCCCGCACCACCTCCTCGACATCTGGGACGTCACCGACACCGCCAACGTCGCCGACTACCAGCGGCTGGCCCGCCTGGAGATCGACAAACTGCTCGCCGAGGGCCGCACCCCCGTCCTCGTCGGCGGATCCGGGCTGTACGTGCGCGGCGCCCTGGACGTCATGGAGTTCCCCGGCACCGACCCGGAAGTGCGGGCCCGCCTGGAGGAAGAGCTCACCCTCCGCGGCTCCGGCGCCCTGCACGCCCGGCTCGCCGCCGCCGACCCGGCCGCCGCGCACGCCATCCTGCCCAGCAACGGCCGCCGCATCGTCCGCGCCCTCGAAGTGATCGAGATCACCGGCCGCCCGTTCACCGCCAATCTGCCCGGCCACGATTCCGTCTACGACGCCGTGCAGATCGGCGTCGACGTGGCCCGCCCGGAGCTCGACGAGCGGATCGCGCTGCGGGTCGACCGGATGTGGGAGGCCGGGCTGGTGGACGAGGTCCGCGCGCTGGAGGCCCGCGGGCTGCGCGACGGAATCACCGCCTCCAGGGCACTCGGCTACCAGCAGGTCCTGGCCGCGCTGGCCGGTGAGTGCACCGAGGACGAGGCCCGGGCCGAGACCGTCCGGGCGACCAAGCGGTTCGCCCGCCGCCAGGACTCCTGGTTCCGCCGCGACCCGCGCGTGCACTGGCTCAGCGGGGCCGTCGCCGACCGGGGGGAACTCCCCGGACTCGCGCAGTCGTTGGTCGAACGAGCGGTCACAGCCTGA
- a CDS encoding diaminobutyrate--2-oxoglutarate transaminase family protein: MFETQSGRAITAGGPTLVAVTEPAAAAAATEIPRQVPLQGSRGPGPDAPSGSVVNGGPEGSAAPEGILRRQSQRESAARTYARSLPIVPVRARGLTIEGADGRRYLDCLSGAGSLALGHNHPVVLEAIRGVLDSGAPLHVLDLATPVKDAFTTELFANLPLALAADARIQFCGPAGTDAVEAALKLVRTATGRPGLLAFTGAYHGMTAGALDASGGAPGVRVTRLPYPQDLRCPFGVGGPEGAELSARWTENLLDDPKGGVPAPAGMIVEPVQGEGGVIPAPDGWLRRMREITAARGIPLIADEVQTGVGRTGAFWGVDHAGVVPDVMVLSKAIGGSLPLAVIVYRAGLDVWAPGAHAGTFRGNQLAMAAGTATLAFVRENRLAERAAALGERMLAALHGLACGHPCIGEVRGRGLMIGVELVDPDTGAAAPSLAAAVRQECLDRGLIVELGGRHGAVVRLLPPLTLTDEQAAAVLDRLADAIPAAARRTH, from the coding sequence ATGTTCGAGACGCAATCCGGAAGAGCAATCACTGCGGGAGGACCGACACTCGTGGCTGTCACCGAGCCGGCCGCGGCGGCGGCCGCGACAGAGATCCCGCGCCAAGTGCCGTTGCAGGGAAGCCGGGGGCCGGGTCCGGACGCCCCGAGCGGTTCCGTTGTGAACGGTGGGCCTGAGGGTTCCGCCGCTCCGGAGGGCATCCTGCGCAGGCAGTCGCAGCGGGAGTCCGCCGCCCGCACGTACGCGCGCTCGCTGCCCATCGTCCCGGTGCGGGCCCGCGGGCTCACCATCGAGGGCGCCGACGGACGGCGTTACCTCGACTGCCTCTCCGGCGCGGGCTCGCTCGCCCTCGGGCACAACCACCCGGTGGTGCTCGAAGCCATCCGGGGCGTGCTCGACTCGGGGGCCCCGCTGCACGTGCTGGACCTCGCGACCCCGGTCAAGGACGCCTTCACCACCGAGCTGTTCGCGAACCTGCCGCTCGCGCTGGCCGCCGACGCGCGCATCCAGTTCTGCGGTCCGGCCGGCACGGACGCCGTGGAGGCGGCCCTCAAACTGGTGCGCACCGCGACCGGACGCCCCGGGCTGCTCGCCTTCACCGGGGCCTACCACGGCATGACCGCCGGGGCCCTGGACGCCTCGGGGGGCGCCCCCGGGGTTCGGGTGACCCGGCTGCCGTACCCACAGGACCTCCGCTGCCCGTTCGGCGTCGGCGGCCCCGAGGGTGCCGAACTCTCCGCGCGCTGGACGGAGAACCTGCTGGACGACCCGAAGGGCGGGGTGCCCGCCCCCGCCGGCATGATCGTCGAACCCGTGCAGGGCGAGGGCGGGGTGATCCCCGCCCCGGACGGCTGGCTGCGCCGGATGCGCGAGATCACCGCGGCGCGGGGGATCCCGCTGATCGCCGACGAGGTGCAGACGGGCGTCGGCCGGACCGGTGCCTTCTGGGGAGTCGACCACGCCGGGGTGGTGCCCGATGTCATGGTCCTCTCCAAGGCGATCGGCGGCAGCCTGCCGCTCGCGGTGATCGTGTACCGGGCGGGCCTGGACGTCTGGGCCCCCGGCGCGCACGCGGGCACCTTCCGCGGCAACCAGCTCGCCATGGCCGCCGGTACCGCCACGCTCGCCTTCGTCCGTGAGAACCGGCTCGCCGAGCGCGCCGCCGCCCTGGGGGAACGGATGCTGGCGGCCCTGCACGGCCTGGCCTGCGGCCATCCCTGCATCGGAGAGGTACGGGGCCGGGGCCTGATGATCGGCGTCGAACTCGTCGACCCCGACACCGGGGCCGCCGCGCCGTCCCTCGCCGCCGCCGTCCGCCAGGAGTGCCTCGACCGCGGCCTGATCGTCGAGCTCGGCGGCCGCCACGGCGCCGTGGTGCGCCTCCTTCCCCCGCTGACCCTGACCGACGAGCAGGCCGCGGCGGTCCTCGACCGCCTGGCCGACGCCATCCCGGCCGCCGCCCGCCGGACCCACTGA
- the hflX gene encoding GTPase HflX — protein MTSSSSPSQDARDAQDVRDSQSFTESLRADALMEEDVAWSHEIDGDRDGEQLERSERAALRRVAGLSTELEDVTEVEYRQLRLERVVLVGVWTSGTVNDAENSLAELAALAETAGALVLDGVIQRRDKPDPATFIGSGKARELRDIVMESGADTVVCDGELSPGQLIALEDVVKVKVVDRTALILDIFAQHAKSREGKAQVALAQMQYMLPRLRGWGASLSRQMGGGGGGGMATRGPGETKIETDRRRIREKMAKMRREIAEMKTGRDIKRQERRRNKVPSVAIAGYTNAGKSSLLNRLTGAGVLVENALFATLDPTVRRAETPSGRVYTLADTVGFVRHLPHHLVEAFRSTMEEVGDSDLILHIVDGSHPAPEEQLAAVREVIREVGAVNVPEIVVINKADAADPLVLQRLLRIERHSIAVSARTGLGIEELLALIDSELPRPEVEVEAMVPYTRGSLVAKAHAEGEVISEEHTPDGTLLKARVHQELAADLAPYALAKR, from the coding sequence ATGACCTCCTCTTCTTCCCCTTCCCAGGACGCGCGGGACGCACAGGACGTGCGGGACTCGCAGAGCTTCACCGAGAGCCTTCGGGCCGATGCCCTGATGGAAGAGGACGTCGCCTGGAGCCACGAGATCGACGGAGACCGGGACGGCGAGCAGCTCGAACGCTCGGAGCGCGCGGCCCTGCGCCGCGTGGCCGGCCTCTCCACCGAGCTCGAAGACGTCACCGAGGTCGAGTACCGGCAGCTGCGCCTGGAGCGCGTCGTACTGGTCGGTGTCTGGACCTCCGGCACGGTGAACGACGCGGAGAACTCCCTCGCGGAGCTCGCCGCCCTCGCCGAGACGGCGGGTGCGCTCGTACTCGACGGTGTGATCCAGCGCCGTGACAAGCCGGACCCGGCCACCTTCATCGGCTCGGGCAAGGCGCGCGAGCTGCGTGACATCGTCATGGAGAGCGGCGCCGACACCGTCGTGTGCGACGGTGAGCTCAGCCCCGGCCAGCTCATCGCCCTCGAGGACGTCGTCAAGGTGAAGGTGGTCGACCGGACCGCGCTGATCCTCGACATCTTCGCCCAGCACGCCAAGTCCCGAGAGGGCAAGGCGCAGGTCGCGCTCGCGCAGATGCAGTACATGCTGCCGCGACTGCGCGGCTGGGGTGCCTCGCTGTCACGGCAGATGGGTGGCGGCGGCGGTGGCGGCATGGCCACCCGAGGCCCCGGTGAGACCAAGATCGAGACCGACCGGCGACGGATCCGCGAGAAGATGGCGAAGATGCGCCGGGAGATCGCGGAGATGAAGACCGGCCGTGACATCAAGCGGCAGGAACGGCGCCGCAACAAGGTGCCCTCGGTCGCCATCGCCGGTTACACCAACGCGGGCAAGTCCTCGCTGCTCAACCGTCTCACGGGCGCGGGCGTCCTGGTGGAGAACGCACTGTTCGCCACCCTCGACCCGACCGTGCGCCGGGCCGAGACGCCGAGCGGCCGGGTCTACACCCTGGCCGACACGGTCGGCTTCGTCCGGCACCTGCCCCACCACCTGGTCGAGGCGTTCCGCTCCACGATGGAGGAGGTCGGTGACTCCGACCTGATCCTGCACATCGTGGACGGTTCGCACCCGGCTCCGGAGGAGCAGCTGGCGGCGGTGCGCGAGGTGATCCGCGAGGTCGGCGCGGTCAACGTGCCCGAGATCGTGGTGATCAACAAGGCCGACGCCGCGGATCCGCTCGTCCTGCAGCGGCTGCTGCGGATCGAGCGGCACTCGATCGCGGTTTCGGCGCGGACGGGCCTGGGCATCGAGGAACTCCTCGCGCTCATCGACTCCGAGCTGCCGCGGCCCGAGGTCGAGGTGGAGGCCATGGTGCCGTACACGCGCGGCTCGCTGGTCGCCAAGGCGCACGCCGAGGGCGAGGTGATCTCCGAGGAGCACACCCCGGACGGCACCCTGCTCAAGGCACGGGTCCACCAGGAACTGGCGGCGGACCTGGCGCCGTACGCGCTCGCGAAGCGCTGA
- a CDS encoding antitoxin yields MGLLDNLKAKLAPAKDKVGDLALQHEGRIGESLDKVAKAMDSKTKGKYSGQITSGTGKAKNALGKIAHKDAPGGPTPPAAS; encoded by the coding sequence ATGGGCCTGCTGGACAATCTGAAGGCCAAGCTCGCTCCGGCGAAGGACAAGGTCGGCGACCTCGCCCTGCAGCACGAGGGCAGGATCGGCGAGAGTCTGGACAAGGTGGCCAAGGCCATGGACTCCAAGACCAAGGGCAAGTACAGCGGCCAGATCACGAGCGGAACGGGCAAGGCGAAAAACGCCCTGGGGAAGATCGCGCACAAGGACGCTCCCGGCGGGCCGACGCCGCCTGCCGCCTCCTGA
- a CDS encoding gliding motility protein produces MTEAVAAEDLTAESGAAEEAEPVAEKSPEAGVVEIPKQLAAPVAADSETGEGART; encoded by the coding sequence GTGACCGAGGCGGTCGCGGCGGAGGACCTGACGGCGGAGTCCGGTGCGGCCGAGGAGGCCGAGCCGGTTGCCGAGAAGTCTCCTGAGGCGGGAGTCGTGGAGATTCCGAAGCAGCTGGCGGCCCCGGTGGCCGCGGACAGCGAGACCGGCGAGGGCGCCCGCACGTAG
- the dapF gene encoding diaminopimelate epimerase yields MTQTTLSFLKGHGTENDFVIVPDPDNAIELPVSAVAKLCDRRAGIGADGVLHVVRSAAHPEAAHLADEAEWFMDYRNSDGSIAEMCGNGVRVFARYLQYAGHVEPGDLAIATRGGVKRVHLDKTGDVTVSMGRAELPPGEVTVSVGARSWTARNVNMGNPHAVAFVESLDHAGNLFAAPAFSPASAYPAGVNVEFVVDRGPRHVAMRVHERGSGETRSCGTGACAVAVAAIRRDGADPAATGEPVAYTVDLPGGTLIITEHPDGQIDMTGPAVIVAAGEFDGSWLTETAFA; encoded by the coding sequence GTGACGCAGACCACCCTCTCCTTCCTCAAGGGCCACGGCACCGAGAACGACTTCGTGATCGTCCCGGACCCGGACAACGCCATCGAGCTGCCCGTGTCGGCCGTCGCGAAGCTGTGCGACCGGCGCGCCGGGATCGGCGCGGACGGCGTGCTGCACGTCGTCCGGTCCGCCGCGCACCCCGAGGCCGCGCACCTGGCCGACGAGGCGGAGTGGTTCATGGACTACCGCAACAGCGACGGCTCCATCGCCGAGATGTGCGGCAACGGCGTACGCGTCTTCGCCCGCTACCTCCAGTACGCCGGACACGTCGAGCCCGGCGACCTCGCCATCGCCACCCGCGGAGGCGTCAAGCGGGTGCACCTCGACAAGACGGGCGACGTCACCGTCTCCATGGGCCGCGCCGAGCTGCCCCCCGGCGAGGTCACGGTCAGCGTCGGCGCCCGCAGCTGGACCGCGCGGAACGTGAACATGGGGAACCCGCACGCGGTGGCCTTCGTCGAGAGCCTCGACCACGCGGGGAACCTGTTCGCCGCCCCCGCGTTCAGCCCGGCGTCCGCCTACCCGGCCGGGGTCAACGTCGAGTTCGTCGTCGACCGCGGTCCCCGGCACGTCGCCATGCGCGTCCACGAGCGCGGCTCCGGCGAGACCCGCTCCTGCGGAACCGGCGCCTGCGCCGTCGCCGTGGCCGCCATCCGCCGCGACGGCGCCGACCCGGCCGCGACCGGCGAACCGGTCGCGTACACCGTCGACCTCCCCGGCGGCACCCTGATCATCACCGAACACCCCGACGGGCAGATCGACATGACCGGACCGGCCGTGATCGTGGCTGCGGGGGAGTTCGACGGGTCCTGGCTCACCGAAACGGCTTTCGCCTGA
- a CDS encoding trypsin-like serine peptidase produces the protein MRPNRPVTAILCAATLALTAAACGPGDGEAGGDAKPTVAASLPGQDGIKIPDQLKDKLKEHGIDLEKWKGGEWKNWKKEDWLREAGDYINPVIEGLWDPDRMRDAEQPQRPAVDPDAGKDQGVTDPTPAPVAAKQAAPPYHTSVPASGKVFFDGPEGSMVCSATVVKDPAHPGKSNMVWTAGHCVHAGKAGGWYRNIAFVPSYNNAGKPAAQLKGAPRETVAPFGVWWSDWAQTSDQWIASGGPTGGAGAPYDFAVLHVMPEKGSTKSLEETVGSALPVEFNAQAVPKVASITATGYPAAAPFDGQRAFQCTDRPGRLSLNANDPVMYRIGCTMTGGSSGGGWVSAGSDGKPALVSNTSIGPAKAGWLAGPRLGPEAKGIFDAVSRKFK, from the coding sequence ATGCGACCGAACCGACCGGTCACCGCGATTCTGTGCGCGGCCACGCTCGCGCTGACCGCGGCTGCCTGCGGCCCCGGCGACGGGGAGGCCGGCGGCGACGCCAAGCCGACCGTGGCTGCGAGCCTGCCGGGCCAGGACGGGATCAAGATCCCGGACCAGCTCAAGGACAAGCTCAAGGAGCACGGGATAGACCTGGAGAAGTGGAAGGGGGGTGAGTGGAAGAACTGGAAGAAGGAGGACTGGCTCCGCGAGGCGGGCGACTACATCAACCCGGTCATCGAGGGCCTGTGGGACCCGGACCGCATGCGTGACGCCGAGCAGCCGCAGCGTCCGGCCGTCGACCCCGACGCGGGCAAGGACCAGGGCGTCACCGACCCCACCCCGGCACCGGTGGCGGCCAAGCAGGCCGCCCCGCCCTACCACACGAGCGTTCCGGCGTCCGGCAAGGTGTTCTTCGACGGCCCCGAGGGCTCGATGGTCTGCTCGGCGACCGTGGTCAAGGACCCGGCCCACCCCGGCAAGTCGAACATGGTCTGGACGGCGGGCCACTGCGTCCACGCGGGCAAGGCCGGCGGCTGGTACCGCAACATCGCCTTCGTCCCGTCCTACAACAACGCGGGCAAGCCGGCGGCGCAGCTCAAGGGCGCGCCCCGCGAGACGGTGGCCCCGTTCGGCGTGTGGTGGAGCGACTGGGCGCAGACCTCCGACCAGTGGATCGCGAGCGGCGGTCCGACGGGCGGCGCGGGTGCCCCGTACGACTTCGCGGTACTGCACGTGATGCCCGAGAAGGGCAGCACCAAGTCCCTGGAGGAGACGGTCGGTTCGGCGCTCCCGGTGGAGTTCAACGCGCAGGCCGTGCCGAAGGTCGCGAGCATCACGGCGACGGGCTACCCGGCGGCGGCTCCGTTCGACGGCCAGCGCGCCTTCCAGTGCACGGACCGGCCGGGCCGGCTGTCCCTGAACGCGAACGACCCGGTGATGTACCGCATCGGCTGCACCATGACCGGCGGTTCCTCCGGTGGCGGCTGGGTCTCGGCTGGCTCCGACGGCAAGCCGGCGCTGGTGTCGAACACCTCGATCGGCCCGGCCAAGGCGGGCTGGCTGGCCGGACCCCGGCTGGGGCCGGAGGCGAAGGGCATCTTCGACGCCGTCAGCCGCAAGTTCAAGTAG
- a CDS encoding M1 family metallopeptidase, producing MQLSSPRLRATLLAAASLTLVAAVLPPPTPLGIGDPLFPELGNPGYDVLSYDLSFDYKDNLSPLDAVTVIDARALERLERINLDFTHGKVASAEVNGEPARFESVAEDLVLTPARPVADNMPLHITIRHTSDPRGRGDGGWVPTADGLAMANQADAAHRVFPCNDHPADKAFFTFRITAPAGLTAVANGESVVPAVRLGPTTTWTYRTRHPMATELAQVSVGRSEVVHGTGPHGLPLRDVVPAQDRRRLDPWLKKTAGHIEWMEERVGRYPFENYGVLIARATTGFELETQTLSLFESNLFAGDGYPDWYVESVMVHELAHQWFGDSVTPRTWSDLWLNEGHATWYEALYADGLGKYSLERRMREAYQRSDQWRAAGGPPAAPKAAAPGQKIGLFRPVVYDGSALILYALRQEIGTEAFERIERRWVAENRDGIAGTADFVRLASQEAGRDLAAFLEPWLYGATTPPMPGHPEWSGKASSGKAAADGSAR from the coding sequence ATGCAGCTCTCCTCCCCGCGCCTGCGCGCCACCCTGCTCGCCGCGGCCTCCCTCACCCTCGTCGCCGCCGTCCTGCCCCCACCGACGCCGCTGGGCATCGGCGACCCGCTCTTCCCGGAGCTCGGGAACCCGGGGTACGACGTGCTCTCGTACGACCTGTCCTTCGACTACAAGGACAACCTGAGCCCGCTCGACGCGGTCACCGTCATCGACGCCCGCGCCCTGGAGCGGCTGGAGCGCATCAATCTGGACTTCACCCACGGCAAGGTGGCGTCCGCCGAGGTCAACGGGGAGCCGGCGCGGTTCGAGAGCGTGGCGGAGGACCTCGTCCTCACGCCAGCGCGCCCGGTGGCGGACAACATGCCGCTGCACATCACCATCCGGCACACCAGTGATCCGCGCGGCCGCGGCGACGGCGGCTGGGTGCCGACGGCGGACGGCCTGGCCATGGCCAACCAGGCCGACGCCGCGCACCGCGTCTTCCCCTGCAACGACCACCCCGCCGACAAGGCGTTCTTCACCTTCCGGATCACCGCCCCGGCCGGTCTCACGGCCGTCGCCAACGGGGAGTCGGTGGTCCCCGCCGTGCGGCTCGGCCCCACGACGACCTGGACGTACCGGACCCGGCACCCGATGGCCACCGAGCTGGCCCAGGTCTCGGTGGGCCGCTCCGAGGTCGTGCACGGCACCGGACCGCACGGACTGCCGCTGCGCGACGTGGTGCCCGCCCAGGACCGCCGGCGACTGGACCCCTGGCTCAAGAAGACCGCGGGCCACATCGAGTGGATGGAGGAGCGGGTCGGCCGCTACCCCTTCGAGAACTACGGGGTGCTGATCGCGCGGGCCACGACCGGCTTCGAGCTGGAGACGCAGACCCTCTCGCTCTTCGAGAGCAACCTGTTCGCGGGCGATGGCTACCCCGACTGGTACGTGGAGTCCGTGATGGTCCACGAGCTCGCCCACCAGTGGTTCGGCGACAGCGTCACCCCGCGGACCTGGTCCGACCTGTGGCTCAACGAGGGACACGCCACCTGGTACGAGGCCCTGTACGCGGACGGGCTCGGCAAGTACTCCCTGGAGCGGCGCATGCGCGAGGCGTACCAGCGCTCCGACCAGTGGCGGGCGGCGGGCGGCCCGCCGGCCGCCCCGAAGGCCGCAGCACCCGGCCAGAAGATCGGACTGTTCCGGCCGGTGGTCTACGACGGGTCCGCGCTGATCCTCTACGCCCTGCGGCAGGAGATCGGCACCGAGGCCTTCGAGAGGATCGAGCGGCGCTGGGTCGCGGAGAACCGGGACGGGATCGCGGGGACGGCCGACTTCGTGCGCCTGGCCTCGCAGGAGGCGGGCCGCGACCTCGCGGCCTTCCTGGAGCCCTGGCTGTACGGGGCCACGACCCCACCGATGCCGGGGCACCCGGAGTGGAGCGGCAAGGCGTCCTCCGGCAAGGCCGCGGCGGACGGGAGCGCCCGATAA